Proteins found in one Prochlorothrix hollandica PCC 9006 = CALU 1027 genomic segment:
- a CDS encoding dienelactone hydrolase family protein: MITPSITTTSVTVTQGDLAIEAYLAQPSEPGCYPGILVIQEIFGVNSHIRSVADRLAHLGYVALAPALYQRTAPGFEVGYTAEDTALGRRYKDLTTAAELLGDLQGAIDYLKTLANVKTGGFGAIGFCFGGHVAYLAATLPDITATAVFYGAGIATFCPGGGPPTLSRTGEIGGTVYAFFGTEDPLIANDQVDQVEQALTAANPAHRVFRYPGAGHGFCCDQRADYRPEACGDAWDQVQHLFDTL; the protein is encoded by the coding sequence ATGATCACCCCGTCCATCACCACCACCAGCGTTACTGTCACCCAGGGCGATCTGGCGATCGAGGCTTACCTGGCCCAGCCCAGCGAACCCGGTTGCTACCCCGGTATCCTGGTGATTCAGGAAATTTTTGGGGTTAATTCCCACATTCGATCGGTGGCCGATCGCCTCGCCCACCTGGGTTATGTAGCCCTAGCCCCAGCCCTCTATCAACGCACTGCCCCCGGCTTTGAGGTGGGTTATACGGCGGAGGATACGGCCCTCGGTCGTCGTTACAAAGATCTGACCACGGCGGCGGAACTATTGGGGGATCTTCAGGGGGCGATCGACTATCTGAAAACCTTAGCCAATGTTAAAACCGGTGGCTTTGGTGCCATTGGTTTCTGTTTTGGGGGCCATGTGGCTTATTTAGCGGCAACGTTGCCCGATATCACCGCTACAGCCGTTTTCTATGGCGCAGGCATCGCCACCTTCTGCCCTGGGGGCGGACCCCCCACCCTCAGCCGCACGGGGGAGATTGGGGGCACGGTGTACGCCTTTTTTGGGACTGAGGATCCCTTGATTGCCAATGATCAGGTGGATCAAGTGGAACAAGCTCTCACGGCGGCGAACCCAGCCCATCGGGTCTTCCGTTACCCTGGGGCGGGCCATGGGTTCTGCTGCGATCAACGGGCTGACTACCGCCCGGAAGCCTGTGGCGATGCCTGGGACCAGGTACAACACCTCTTTGACACCCTCTAA
- the tilS gene encoding tRNA lysidine(34) synthetase TilS gives MVWTPLHDRLHQTLRSRSLVGRSQRLLLAVSGGQDSLALWRLCLDLQPQWGWDLGIVHCDHRWRSDSAANAHQVQTLAQGWGTPCMVVVASTALPSEAAARQWRYQVFGHQAQTQGYGAVLTGHTASDRAETLLHNLMRGSGADGLGSLPWRRDLEPGLPLVRPLLNWTRQETGAFCRDFQLPVWEDSTNGDRRYGRNRLRLDVLPLLKQHFNPQVERHLSQTAELIHADVVYLEAQAQALRLQVQQHTALHRPPLQAAPLALQRRVMRQFLQAQLPQAPTFAHIEKAVALITAPHRSQTDPFPGGAIACVDQDWIRLHHPNGPTFRTVL, from the coding sequence ATGGTTTGGACTCCCCTCCACGATCGCCTCCACCAGACCCTGCGCTCCCGTTCCCTGGTGGGGCGATCGCAGCGGCTCTTGCTGGCGGTGTCCGGCGGTCAGGACTCCCTGGCCCTATGGCGGCTCTGCCTGGATTTGCAACCCCAGTGGGGCTGGGATCTGGGGATCGTCCATTGTGATCACCGCTGGCGATCGGACTCCGCCGCCAATGCCCACCAGGTGCAGACCTTGGCCCAAGGCTGGGGAACCCCCTGCATGGTCGTGGTGGCTTCCACGGCCCTCCCCAGCGAAGCCGCCGCGCGGCAGTGGCGCTATCAGGTTTTTGGGCACCAGGCCCAGACCCAGGGCTATGGGGCTGTGTTGACGGGCCACACCGCCAGCGATCGGGCCGAAACCCTGCTCCATAACTTGATGCGGGGCAGTGGGGCTGATGGCCTAGGCTCCCTGCCCTGGCGGCGGGATCTGGAGCCGGGATTGCCCCTGGTGCGACCGTTGCTCAATTGGACTCGCCAGGAAACCGGGGCGTTTTGTCGGGATTTCCAGTTACCGGTGTGGGAAGACAGTACCAACGGCGATCGGCGCTATGGCCGCAATCGCCTTCGCCTCGATGTCTTGCCCCTGTTAAAACAGCACTTTAACCCCCAGGTGGAGCGCCATTTAAGCCAAACTGCTGAGTTGATTCACGCTGATGTGGTGTACCTGGAAGCCCAGGCCCAAGCCCTCCGGCTCCAGGTGCAGCAGCATACGGCCCTGCACCGTCCCCCCCTCCAAGCGGCCCCCCTCGCCCTCCAGCGCCGGGTTATGCGTCAGTTTCTCCAAGCCCAGTTGCCCCAGGCTCCCACCTTTGCCCACATCGAAAAAGCTGTTGCGTTAATCACTGCTCCTCATCGCTCCCAAACGGATCCTTTTCCGGGGGGGGCGATCGCCTGCGTTGATCAAGACTGGATCCGGCTCCATCACCCTAACGGGCCAACCTTTAGGACGGTTTTATAG
- the alaS gene encoding alanine--tRNA ligase has product MLSLSGDRIRQTFLTFYADKGHRILPSASLVPEDPTVLLTIAGMLPFKPIFLGQRPAPSPRATTSQKCIRTNDIENVGRTQRHHTFFEMLGNFSFGDYFKKEAITWAWELSTVVFQLPADRLVISVFRDDDEAFALWRDHIGVPEHRIIAMGEADNFWASGPTGPCGPCSEIYYDFHPELGDAVLDLEDDRRFIEFYNLVFMQYNRDAEGHLTPLAAQNIDTGLGLERMAQILQAKPNNYETDLIFPIIETAATLAGLDYGSADAKTKISLKVIGDHVRAVVHLIADGVMASNLGRGYVLRRLIRRVVRHGRLLGLDRPFTVAVAEAAIALMAETYPNLRERDAAIKSELEREEVRFLETLERGEKLLGDLIQQAQASGSSQLGGVDAFTLYDTFGFPLELTQEIAEEVGLTVDVAGFEAEMEQQKERGRAAHETIDLTVQGSLDQLAEQVQPTVFLGYGDSESSASLVALLVAGKPVTSAQAGDAVQVVLDQTPFYGESGGQVGDRGWLHTDSGLISVEDVQKESGLFVHFGRVESGMVTAQQPVTARLDRPNRRRIQAHHSATHLLQAALKAIVDDSIAQAGSLVDGDRLRFDFHCPRAISPQELTQVEDRINGWIAEAHGATVAVMPIAEAKARGAVAMFGEKYGAEVRVVDFPGVSMELCGGTHVANTAEIGVFKIVAETGIAAGIRRIEAVAGPGVLDYLKVRETVVKDLGDRFKAKPEEIPDRVTAIQEELKTAQKQLALLKEELAIAKSDSLVAQAETIGPFQLLVAHLEGVDAKSLQTAGERLQHKLGDGGAVILGSVPEPGKVSLVAAFGSGVVAQGLQAGKFIGAIARICGGGGGGRPNLAQAGGRDEAQLPEALATAQAQLQEQLQE; this is encoded by the coding sequence ATGTTGAGTCTTTCCGGCGATCGCATTCGGCAAACCTTCCTGACCTTCTACGCAGACAAAGGCCACCGCATTTTGCCCAGTGCCTCCCTGGTCCCGGAGGATCCCACGGTGCTGCTGACCATCGCCGGAATGCTGCCCTTCAAGCCCATTTTCCTGGGGCAGCGGCCCGCCCCTAGCCCCCGCGCCACCACCTCCCAGAAATGTATCCGCACCAACGACATTGAAAATGTGGGGCGCACCCAACGGCACCACACCTTTTTTGAGATGCTGGGCAATTTCAGCTTTGGGGACTATTTCAAAAAAGAAGCTATCACCTGGGCCTGGGAACTGTCTACAGTGGTGTTTCAGTTGCCCGCCGATCGCCTGGTGATCAGTGTTTTTCGGGATGACGACGAAGCCTTTGCCCTGTGGCGGGATCACATTGGGGTGCCGGAACATCGCATCATTGCCATGGGTGAGGCTGATAATTTTTGGGCTTCGGGACCCACGGGACCCTGTGGACCCTGTTCGGAAATTTACTACGACTTCCATCCAGAGTTGGGGGACGCGGTGCTGGATCTGGAGGACGATCGCCGCTTCATCGAGTTTTATAACTTGGTGTTTATGCAATATAACCGGGATGCCGAGGGCCACCTCACCCCCTTAGCGGCCCAAAACATTGATACGGGGCTGGGATTGGAGCGCATGGCCCAAATCCTCCAGGCTAAGCCCAATAACTACGAAACAGACCTAATTTTTCCCATTATCGAAACCGCTGCTACCCTGGCGGGGCTGGACTATGGCAGCGCTGATGCCAAGACGAAAATTTCCCTCAAGGTCATCGGCGACCATGTGCGGGCGGTGGTGCATCTCATTGCCGATGGGGTGATGGCTTCCAACCTGGGGCGGGGCTATGTGTTGCGGCGACTGATTCGGCGGGTGGTGCGCCATGGGCGACTGTTGGGGCTGGATCGTCCCTTTACGGTGGCGGTGGCGGAGGCGGCGATCGCCCTCATGGCCGAAACCTACCCCAACCTGCGGGAGCGGGACGCTGCCATTAAAAGCGAACTGGAGCGGGAAGAAGTGCGCTTCCTGGAAACCCTGGAACGGGGGGAAAAACTGCTGGGGGATCTGATTCAGCAGGCCCAGGCCAGCGGCTCCAGCCAACTGGGGGGGGTGGATGCCTTCACCCTCTACGATACCTTTGGCTTTCCCCTGGAGTTAACCCAGGAAATTGCGGAAGAAGTGGGGTTAACGGTGGATGTGGCTGGCTTTGAAGCGGAAATGGAGCAGCAAAAGGAACGGGGCCGCGCTGCCCATGAAACCATCGATCTGACGGTGCAGGGATCCTTAGACCAACTGGCGGAACAGGTGCAGCCCACGGTGTTTTTGGGCTATGGCGATAGTGAAAGTAGCGCCAGCCTGGTGGCCCTGTTGGTGGCGGGGAAACCAGTGACCAGCGCCCAGGCCGGGGATGCGGTGCAGGTGGTGTTGGATCAAACCCCCTTCTATGGGGAGTCTGGCGGTCAGGTGGGCGATCGGGGCTGGCTGCACACCGACAGCGGTCTGATCAGCGTGGAGGATGTGCAAAAGGAATCGGGGCTGTTTGTCCACTTTGGCCGGGTGGAGTCCGGGATGGTGACGGCCCAGCAGCCGGTGACGGCCCGCCTCGATCGCCCCAACCGTCGCCGCATCCAAGCCCACCACTCCGCTACCCATCTGTTGCAAGCGGCCCTCAAGGCCATTGTCGATGACAGCATTGCCCAGGCCGGTTCCCTGGTGGACGGCGATCGCCTGCGCTTTGATTTCCACTGTCCCCGCGCCATCAGCCCCCAGGAGCTAACCCAGGTGGAAGATCGCATCAACGGCTGGATCGCAGAAGCCCATGGGGCTACGGTGGCGGTGATGCCCATTGCCGAAGCTAAGGCGCGGGGGGCTGTGGCCATGTTTGGGGAGAAGTACGGCGCAGAGGTGCGGGTGGTGGACTTCCCCGGTGTGTCCATGGAACTGTGTGGGGGAACCCATGTGGCCAATACGGCGGAAATTGGGGTCTTTAAGATTGTGGCAGAAACGGGGATTGCGGCGGGGATTCGTCGCATTGAGGCGGTGGCTGGCCCTGGGGTCTTGGATTACCTCAAGGTGCGGGAAACGGTGGTCAAGGATCTGGGCGATCGCTTCAAGGCTAAACCGGAGGAGATCCCCGATCGGGTGACCGCCATCCAAGAGGAATTAAAAACGGCCCAAAAACAACTGGCCCTCTTAAAGGAAGAACTGGCGATCGCCAAATCTGACAGTCTCGTGGCCCAGGCGGAAACCATTGGCCCGTTCCAGCTCCTGGTGGCCCATTTGGAGGGGGTGGATGCCAAGTCTCTGCAAACGGCGGGGGAACGGCTCCAGCACAAGCTGGGGGATGGGGGAGCGGTGATCCTGGGTTCGGTGCCAGAACCGGGCAAGGTTAGCCTAGTGGCGGCCTTTGGCAGTGGGGTGGTGGCCCAGGGGCTACAGGCGGGCAAGTTCATTGGGGCGATCGCCCGCATCTGTGGCGGCGGTGGCGGTGGTCGCCCAAACCTCGCCCAAGCGGGGGGCCGGGATGAAGCCCAGCTACCGGAAGCCCTGGCCACGGCCCAAGCCCAGTTACAGGAGCAGTTGCAGGAATAG
- a CDS encoding prolyl oligopeptidase family serine peptidase, with product MTASFAYPPARHDDRLHAYPGITVPDPYGWLEDPDSPETQAWVAAENAVTQGFLDTIPQRSQIQSRLTQLWNFERYGIPFRKTLPTGVDRYFYFKNNGLQNQSVLYVQDGLDGESRVLLDPNLLSEDGTVALGGISVSEDGQLLAYSLSRSGSDWREWWVRDVASGDDLPDHLYWSKFSQAAWSHDHQGFYYGRYDAPQAQTQFAEANYFQKLYYHRIGTPQSEDVLIYHRPDQKEWGFGGQITEDGRYLIIGVCLGTDSRNLLFYQDLHQDNAPIVELISEFEAGFAVVGNVGSQFWLWTDLDAPKGRLIAVDFQNPDRAHWQEIIPEAEETLERVSLINHQFVATYLKDAASQVKCFDRSGQCFQDLPLPGLGSVEGWGGKAQDSDTFYSFTSFTSPSTIYRYDFKTGESTLFRQPTVDFDPSLYETHQVFVPSADGTLVPLFLTHKKGLVLDGQNPTYLYGYGGFNVSLTPSFRVSVAVWLEMGGIYAVANLRGGGEYGEAWHQAGMKAHKQNVFDDFIAAAQWLISQGYTSTPKLAIAGGSNGGLLVGACMTQRPDLFGAALPAVGVMDMLRFHQFTIGWAWCAEYGSPEDPQDFPVLYAYSPLHNLQPGTAYPATLITTADHDDRVVPAHSFKFAAALQAAHGGEAPVLIRIETKAGHGSGKPIAKMIEEVADQWAFLVQVLDIPITAP from the coding sequence ATGACTGCTTCTTTTGCCTACCCCCCAGCCCGCCACGACGATCGCCTGCACGCCTACCCCGGCATCACCGTCCCCGATCCCTATGGGTGGCTGGAGGATCCCGACAGCCCAGAGACCCAGGCTTGGGTTGCGGCAGAAAATGCGGTTACCCAGGGTTTCCTAGATACCATTCCCCAGCGATCGCAAATTCAATCCCGATTAACCCAACTGTGGAACTTTGAGCGTTACGGCATTCCCTTCCGTAAAACGCTGCCTACGGGAGTCGATCGCTACTTTTACTTTAAAAATAACGGTCTCCAGAACCAAAGTGTCCTCTATGTGCAGGACGGTCTCGACGGGGAATCACGGGTTTTGTTAGATCCTAACCTGTTGTCGGAGGACGGCACCGTTGCCCTGGGGGGAATTTCTGTCAGTGAAGATGGGCAATTGCTGGCCTATTCCCTGTCGCGATCGGGATCGGACTGGCGGGAGTGGTGGGTGCGGGATGTGGCCAGCGGGGACGATCTGCCCGACCACCTCTACTGGAGCAAATTTTCCCAAGCTGCCTGGAGCCACGACCACCAAGGCTTCTACTATGGCCGCTATGATGCACCCCAGGCCCAAACCCAATTTGCTGAGGCTAACTATTTCCAAAAACTCTACTATCATCGCATTGGCACCCCCCAATCCGAGGATGTTTTGATTTACCACCGCCCTGATCAAAAAGAGTGGGGTTTTGGGGGACAGATCACGGAAGATGGGCGCTATTTAATCATTGGGGTTTGCTTGGGTACCGACTCCCGCAACCTGCTGTTTTATCAAGACTTACACCAGGACAATGCCCCCATTGTCGAACTGATTTCTGAGTTTGAAGCAGGCTTTGCAGTGGTGGGGAATGTGGGTTCCCAGTTCTGGCTTTGGACGGACTTGGATGCCCCCAAAGGTCGGTTAATTGCGGTTGATTTCCAGAATCCCGATCGCGCCCACTGGCAAGAAATCATCCCCGAAGCCGAAGAAACCCTAGAGCGGGTCAGCTTGATCAACCACCAATTTGTGGCCACCTACCTCAAAGATGCCGCTTCCCAGGTCAAATGCTTTGATCGTTCGGGGCAGTGTTTCCAGGATCTGCCCTTACCCGGTTTGGGTTCCGTGGAGGGCTGGGGGGGCAAGGCCCAGGACAGCGACACCTTTTATAGTTTCACCAGTTTCACTAGCCCCAGTACTATTTACCGCTATGACTTCAAAACCGGTGAAAGTACGCTTTTTCGCCAACCGACGGTGGATTTTGACCCCAGCCTCTATGAAACCCACCAAGTTTTTGTCCCCAGCGCCGATGGCACCCTTGTTCCCCTGTTTTTAACCCATAAAAAGGGGTTAGTGCTGGACGGCCAAAACCCCACCTATCTCTATGGCTATGGGGGCTTTAATGTGTCCCTGACTCCCAGTTTTCGGGTGAGTGTGGCGGTGTGGCTGGAAATGGGGGGGATCTATGCTGTGGCCAATTTGCGGGGCGGCGGTGAATATGGGGAAGCGTGGCACCAGGCAGGCATGAAGGCCCACAAGCAAAATGTCTTTGATGACTTCATCGCAGCGGCCCAGTGGTTAATCAGCCAGGGCTACACGTCAACCCCTAAGCTAGCCATCGCCGGGGGCAGCAATGGGGGCTTGTTGGTGGGGGCGTGCATGACCCAGCGCCCGGATCTGTTTGGGGCGGCGTTGCCAGCGGTGGGGGTGATGGATATGCTGCGGTTTCACCAGTTCACCATTGGTTGGGCCTGGTGTGCGGAGTATGGCTCCCCTGAGGATCCCCAGGATTTCCCGGTGCTGTACGCCTATTCCCCCCTCCACAATCTCCAGCCCGGTACCGCCTATCCCGCCACCTTAATCACCACGGCGGACCATGACGATCGCGTTGTCCCTGCCCATAGTTTCAAGTTTGCCGCTGCCCTCCAAGCCGCCCATGGGGGTGAGGCTCCGGTGTTGATTCGCATTGAAACTAAGGCGGGCCATGGGTCTGGCAAACCGATCGCCAAAATGATCGAGGAAGTCGCCGATCAATGGGCATTTCTGGTGCAAGTCCTCGATATCCCTATCACAGCGCCTTGA
- a CDS encoding M16 family metallopeptidase, whose translation MNFPQPQFHHFANGLTLMVTPNPGANIVAARLFLKAGSCQELPEERGLANLLAAVLTKGTQARSALTLAESVEGMGAGFGTDAIHDYFVVSLKAVGDDFPQLLDLAADVVRNPVFPESEIELERRMVLQIIQSRREQPFTLAFNTLCRVLYPNHAYADSTSGHLDTVAHLQRFHLKAFHHRYFRPDNLIISVAGAVDLDRVRQWVEGCFGDWHVSPIAPRSPMPCPPFPASQWCAQIHPSQQAMIMVGYRVPGVTDPAYVPLKLLSTYLGNGMSSRLFVQLRERLGLAYDVSAFYPTRYHGSALVAYLGTAPDNGAIALKHLYAELQRLSQEPLPLSLLQSLRNKILGQYLLGKQTNEQLAHLLGWYQVLGLGSSFDQRFQDQVATVTADDLWAVAQQYLQTPVVSVLGSADMLETLEPMRWTIADNSRQYRPWDPGLP comes from the coding sequence TTGAATTTTCCCCAACCCCAGTTCCACCACTTTGCCAATGGCCTAACCCTGATGGTGACCCCGAACCCAGGGGCTAATATTGTGGCGGCACGGCTGTTTCTGAAGGCGGGCAGTTGTCAGGAACTGCCGGAGGAACGGGGGCTGGCCAACCTGTTGGCGGCGGTGTTGACCAAGGGCACCCAGGCGCGATCGGCCCTGACCTTGGCGGAGTCGGTGGAAGGGATGGGGGCGGGCTTTGGCACCGATGCCATCCATGATTACTTTGTGGTGAGTTTAAAGGCCGTGGGGGATGATTTTCCCCAGTTGCTGGATCTGGCGGCGGATGTGGTGCGCAACCCTGTGTTTCCAGAATCGGAAATTGAGCTGGAACGGCGTATGGTGTTGCAAATCATCCAAAGTCGCCGGGAACAGCCCTTTACCCTGGCCTTTAATACCCTCTGTCGGGTTCTCTACCCTAACCATGCCTATGCCGACAGCACCAGCGGCCATCTGGACACCGTGGCTCACCTCCAGCGTTTCCATCTCAAAGCCTTCCATCACCGCTATTTCCGCCCCGATAATCTCATTATCAGCGTGGCAGGGGCGGTGGATCTGGATCGGGTGCGCCAGTGGGTAGAAGGCTGTTTTGGAGATTGGCACGTGTCCCCCATTGCTCCGCGATCGCCCATGCCCTGCCCCCCGTTTCCCGCCAGCCAATGGTGTGCCCAAATTCACCCCAGCCAACAGGCCATGATTATGGTGGGTTATCGGGTGCCGGGGGTCACGGATCCCGCCTATGTGCCCCTGAAGCTCCTCAGCACTTACCTGGGCAATGGTATGTCTAGCCGCCTCTTTGTCCAGTTGCGGGAACGGCTGGGGTTGGCCTACGATGTTTCGGCGTTTTATCCCACCCGCTACCATGGATCGGCCCTGGTGGCCTATTTGGGAACGGCTCCCGACAATGGGGCGATCGCCCTCAAACACCTGTACGCAGAGCTGCAACGCTTGAGCCAGGAACCTCTCCCCCTCTCCCTGCTGCAATCCCTGCGCAATAAAATTCTGGGGCAATATTTGCTGGGCAAACAGACCAATGAACAGTTGGCCCATTTGTTAGGCTGGTATCAGGTGCTGGGGCTGGGCAGTAGCTTTGATCAACGGTTCCAAGACCAGGTGGCCACGGTGACCGCCGATGACCTTTGGGCGGTGGCGCAACAGTATCTACAAACTCCGGTGGTGTCGGTGCTGGGGAGCGCAGATATGTTGGAGACCTTGGAGCCAATGCGATGGACAATAGCCGACAATAGCCGACAATACAGACCCTGGGATCCTGGTTTACCATAG
- the ffh gene encoding signal recognition particle protein — MFDALADRLEDAWKKLRGQDKISDANIQDALREVRRALLEADVNLQVVKTFTSQVQAKAQGAEVVRGVRPDQQFIKIVHDELVALMGDSNVPLAQGDTAPTVVLMAGLQGTGKTTASAKLALHLRKENRTALLVATDVYRPAAIDQLVTLGKQINVPVFEMGTEANPVDIARAGIAYGREQGIDTVIVDTAGRLQIDGAMMAELKQIKAVVEPDEVLLVVDAMTGQEAANLTLTFHEEIGITGSILTKMDGDSRGGAALSVRQISGQPIKFVGVGEKVEALQPFYPDRMASRILGMGDVLTLVEKAQEEVDFADAEAMAAKIMEAKFDFNDFIKQMRLIKSMGSFSGLLKMIPGMNKMSSDQLEQGEVQLKRIESMINSMTMAERQNPELLSQSPSRRRRIAKGSGHKDKDVQDLIRNFQQMRSMMQQMGQGGGMPGMPGMPGMPGMPGMGGMPGMPGMGRPPMPGWRGSGPAAKKKKAKKKRGFGEL, encoded by the coding sequence ATGTTTGACGCACTCGCCGATCGCCTTGAAGATGCCTGGAAAAAGCTACGGGGTCAAGATAAGATTTCCGATGCCAACATTCAAGATGCCCTCCGGGAAGTCCGGCGAGCCTTGCTGGAAGCCGATGTAAACTTGCAGGTGGTCAAAACCTTCACCAGCCAAGTGCAAGCCAAAGCCCAGGGAGCTGAAGTGGTGCGGGGAGTGCGGCCCGATCAGCAGTTCATCAAAATCGTTCACGATGAACTGGTGGCCCTCATGGGGGACAGCAACGTGCCCCTCGCCCAAGGGGACACCGCCCCCACCGTAGTCTTGATGGCTGGCTTACAGGGCACCGGTAAAACCACCGCCAGCGCCAAGCTAGCCCTCCATCTACGCAAAGAAAACCGCACGGCCCTACTGGTGGCCACGGATGTTTACCGGCCAGCGGCGATCGACCAACTGGTGACCCTGGGCAAACAAATCAACGTGCCCGTCTTTGAGATGGGCACCGAAGCAAACCCCGTGGACATTGCCCGTGCTGGGATTGCCTATGGTCGGGAACAGGGCATTGACACCGTAATCGTAGACACCGCCGGTCGCCTCCAGATTGATGGGGCAATGATGGCGGAACTGAAGCAAATCAAAGCGGTGGTGGAGCCAGACGAAGTGCTGCTGGTGGTGGATGCCATGACGGGCCAGGAAGCCGCCAACTTGACCTTGACCTTCCACGAAGAAATCGGGATTACCGGGTCCATCCTCACCAAAATGGACGGGGATAGCCGAGGGGGCGCAGCCCTGTCGGTGCGCCAAATTTCCGGCCAACCCATCAAATTTGTGGGGGTGGGGGAAAAGGTAGAAGCTCTCCAACCTTTTTATCCCGATCGCATGGCCTCCCGCATCCTCGGTATGGGGGATGTCCTGACCCTGGTGGAGAAAGCCCAGGAAGAGGTGGACTTTGCCGATGCTGAGGCCATGGCCGCCAAGATCATGGAAGCCAAATTTGACTTCAATGATTTCATCAAGCAAATGCGCCTGATCAAAAGCATGGGGTCATTTTCAGGGCTACTGAAGATGATTCCCGGCATGAACAAGATGAGCAGCGACCAACTGGAACAGGGGGAAGTGCAGCTTAAGCGCATTGAGTCCATGATCAACTCCATGACCATGGCAGAACGGCAGAATCCAGAACTGCTGTCCCAGTCCCCCAGTCGGCGGCGGCGCATTGCCAAAGGCTCCGGCCATAAAGATAAGGATGTGCAGGATCTGATTCGCAATTTCCAACAAATGCGATCGATGATGCAGCAAATGGGCCAGGGGGGCGGAATGCCTGGGATGCCCGGTATGCCTGGGATGCCTGGGATGCCTGGAATGGGGGGAATGCCTGGGATGCCCGGTATGGGACGACCCCCCATGCCCGGTTGGCGCGGATCGGGACCTGCCGCTAAAAAGAAAAAGGCCAAAAAGAAGCGGGGATTTGGCGAACTGTAG